The following are encoded in a window of Clostridia bacterium genomic DNA:
- a CDS encoding YwaF family protein, translating into MAYLLTSFFGCSLATVLIVLLKYKPNRIQWILRGVSIALAVVYFFRIFAYGEPFDNVEALKGMFGVVGNLFYVFLRVLTSISILSCLLVTFFDIKPLKNIVSFVTPLVALFNIIFFSANMQAIAGEFSYTNYLTYEFILETALIFGLSVYYLYQKIISKDFASFGRQLGYMSALIALFTIMVAPMSTLFNLLGPAGYVLKSFDFEHRLVLYFAFLAPLTLYMLFRKKDYQTRNFLVVSLAVSNFMLYFSTYDFAFSVERLPLHMCNLAVILMLIAMLFKVKKLFYFNYLVNVLGALCALAMPSVTTDAFSLGAMHFWYEHLYVFMLPLMGVALHIFPRPTFKMVRGAILVFTAYFLGMCIINPWFSNYGSVDYFFLNSEFLAEKFTFLISIKRLFTYTFEFWGLSFTVFPLYWLIIYVGYIVLMFVTWFAYTSLFRVADSWYDLYIRKRKAKADLLGIANASKINLKNSQPLNEEGKNMIKISHFTKIYSNNNFKSVDDFSLEINDGEVFGFLGHNGAGKSTLIKSLVGIQTITSGAIEICGYDIQKQPLPAKMLIGYVPDNHAVYERLTGREYINYVADLYQVSREDRQARLTKYLDLFKLTNDIDRQIKGYSHGMKQKVTVIAALIHNPKVWILDEPLTGLDPTSAWQIKECMRQHADEGNIVFFSSHVIEVVEKICNRIAIIKKGKLQCVHSIADLKQQNVSLEDMYLQYVEGAEEMKKPAEDINV; encoded by the coding sequence ATGGCATATTTACTTACGAGTTTTTTTGGTTGTAGTTTAGCTACTGTATTAATAGTATTGCTTAAATACAAACCTAACAGAATTCAATGGATACTACGTGGCGTAAGCATAGCTTTGGCCGTCGTGTATTTTTTTAGAATATTCGCTTATGGCGAACCGTTTGATAATGTTGAAGCGTTAAAAGGAATGTTTGGCGTTGTCGGCAACCTTTTCTATGTCTTTTTGAGAGTACTTACTTCGATAAGCATACTTTCGTGTTTGCTTGTCACTTTTTTTGACATCAAACCTCTTAAAAACATAGTTTCCTTTGTCACGCCCCTTGTAGCCCTTTTCAATATTATATTCTTTTCGGCAAATATGCAGGCTATCGCAGGCGAATTTAGCTATACAAATTATCTTACCTATGAGTTTATATTAGAAACAGCTTTAATTTTTGGGCTTAGCGTTTACTATTTGTATCAAAAAATTATTAGCAAAGATTTTGCATCTTTTGGTAGACAATTAGGTTATATGTCGGCTCTTATCGCTTTATTTACGATTATGGTCGCTCCTATGTCAACCCTATTTAATTTACTAGGTCCTGCGGGGTACGTTCTTAAAAGTTTTGATTTTGAGCATAGATTAGTTTTGTACTTCGCTTTTCTCGCACCGTTAACGCTCTATATGTTATTTAGAAAAAAAGACTATCAAACAAGAAATTTCTTAGTAGTAAGTTTAGCGGTTAGCAATTTTATGCTATATTTTTCTACTTATGACTTTGCGTTTAGCGTTGAGCGTTTGCCCCTTCACATGTGCAATCTTGCCGTAATACTTATGCTTATAGCTATGTTATTTAAGGTAAAAAAATTGTTTTACTTTAACTATCTAGTCAATGTTTTAGGAGCTTTGTGCGCTCTTGCTATGCCTAGCGTAACTACCGACGCATTTTCCTTAGGCGCTATGCACTTTTGGTACGAACATCTCTATGTCTTTATGTTGCCATTAATGGGCGTTGCTTTGCATATTTTTCCCAGACCGACTTTTAAAATGGTTAGGGGAGCTATACTTGTATTTACCGCCTATTTTTTAGGTATGTGCATTATCAACCCTTGGTTTAGCAACTATGGATCGGTAGACTATTTCTTTTTAAATAGCGAATTTTTAGCTGAAAAATTTACCTTTTTAATATCGATTAAAAGGTTGTTTACTTATACATTTGAGTTTTGGGGACTAAGTTTTACAGTTTTTCCGCTATACTGGCTAATTATTTATGTCGGCTACATCGTTTTAATGTTTGTAACTTGGTTTGCCTACACTTCGCTATTTAGAGTTGCTGACTCTTGGTATGATTTGTATATACGTAAACGCAAAGCTAAGGCAGATTTGCTTGGAATAGCAAATGCAAGCAAAATAAATTTGAAAAACAGTCAACCGCTAAACGAGGAAGGTAAAAATATGATAAAGATTAGTCATTTTACTAAAATATATTCTAATAATAATTTTAAGTCCGTAGACGATTTTAGCCTAGAAATAAACGACGGCGAAGTTTTTGGCTTTTTAGGTCATAACGGAGCGGGCAAGTCTACGTTGATTAAGAGTTTGGTTGGCATTCAAACAATAACATCGGGCGCTATTGAGATTTGCGGTTATGATATACAAAAACAACCTCTTCCGGCAAAAATGTTAATTGGCTACGTGCCTGATAATCACGCAGTATACGAAAGGTTAACGGGTAGAGAATACATTAATTATGTCGCCGACTTGTATCAAGTTAGCCGAGAAGATAGACAAGCCCGACTAACTAAATATCTTGATTTGTTTAAGTTAACAAACGATATAGACCGACAGATTAAGGGTTATTCTCACGGAATGAAACAAAAAGTTACCGTAATTGCCGCCCTTATACACAACCCTAAGGTTTGGATACTTGACGAACCTTTAACCGGTCTTGACCCGACTAGCGCTTGGCAAATAAAAGAATGTATGCGTCAGCACGCAGACGAAGGCAATATAGTATTCTTTTCAAGTCACGTTATTGAAGTAGTTGAGAAGATTTGCAACCGTATCGCCATAATCAAAAAAGGCAAATTACAATGCGTTCATTCAATCGCCGACCTTAAACAACAAAATGTTTCGCTAGAAGATATGTACCTACAATATGTCGAAGGCGCAGAAGAAATGAAAAAGCCTGCGGAGGATATTAATGTTTAG
- a CDS encoding ubiquinone biosynthesis protein COQ7 has protein sequence MKEFDNAQLESAIREDMRGELEAINQYDLHYRSTDNPAARAIWKSIRDEEKVHFAELLTLLTYISPKECKFLNEGEREAKEIIKQTTQGEYD, from the coding sequence TTGAAAGAGTTTGACAATGCGCAATTAGAGAGCGCAATTAGAGAGGATATGAGAGGGGAGCTTGAAGCGATTAATCAGTATGATTTGCATTATCGCTCTACTGACAATCCTGCGGCAAGGGCAATATGGAAAAGCATAAGAGACGAAGAAAAAGTTCACTTTGCCGAATTACTGACTTTGCTTACATATATCAGTCCTAAGGAATGTAAATTTTTAAATGAAGGCGAGCGAGAAGCAAAAGAAATAATCAAGCAGACTACGCAGGGCGAATACGATTAA
- the mgtE gene encoding magnesium transporter codes for MEELLQLIEEKKFAQARPRLICLQAADIAEIITDVDAHSQIILFRILPKELAAETFVELDSHIQEMLIKGFTRPELKAVFDELFVDDLVDIIEEMPANVAKRIIAVADEQTRQEVNELLKYPSSSAGAIMTTEFVSLKSTMTVAEAFERIRITGIDKETIYTCYVTDQQRHLMGLCTIRSMVLANMNDLVGKIMNTQIVYANTFEDKEEVAKKLAKYGFVALPVVDNELRLVGIVTVDDAMDVLEQEATEDIHKMGALLPSGESYMKTPIIKQFANRIVWLLILMVSGILTGLVITHYENVFVALPLVVAFIPRLMDTGGNCGAQSSTLIIRALALDEVEPKDIFKIMFREFCVGALVGLTLAIVNVPIIWIMYAHKVATSAQVWLLTLAFGITLFIVAIFSKLLGCTLPILAKKCKLDPALMASPIITTIVDVVSVLLYFMIVQGIVLPVM; via the coding sequence ATGGAAGAATTGTTACAATTAATCGAAGAGAAGAAATTTGCCCAAGCTCGACCTAGACTAATTTGTTTGCAAGCGGCAGATATCGCCGAGATTATTACCGACGTTGATGCCCACAGTCAAATTATACTTTTTAGGATATTGCCTAAGGAGCTTGCCGCAGAAACTTTTGTCGAGTTAGATAGTCACATTCAAGAAATGTTGATTAAAGGCTTTACCCGCCCCGAACTTAAAGCTGTATTTGACGAATTATTCGTAGACGACTTAGTAGATATTATCGAAGAAATGCCGGCTAACGTAGCAAAACGTATTATCGCCGTAGCCGACGAACAAACAAGGCAAGAAGTCAACGAACTTTTGAAATATCCTTCTTCTAGCGCCGGCGCAATAATGACAACCGAGTTTGTCAGCCTTAAATCTACAATGACGGTAGCCGAAGCTTTCGAGCGTATTCGCATAACAGGCATTGACAAAGAAACCATATATACTTGTTACGTCACCGACCAACAAAGACACTTAATGGGGCTGTGCACTATTCGTTCAATGGTGCTAGCAAATATGAACGACTTAGTTGGCAAGATTATGAATACTCAAATAGTCTATGCGAATACTTTTGAAGATAAAGAAGAAGTCGCAAAGAAGCTTGCAAAATATGGTTTTGTGGCATTGCCGGTTGTTGACAACGAGCTTAGACTTGTAGGCATAGTAACTGTCGACGACGCTATGGACGTACTAGAACAAGAAGCGACCGAAGATATCCATAAGATGGGCGCATTACTTCCTAGCGGAGAGTCTTATATGAAGACTCCAATTATCAAGCAATTTGCCAACCGCATAGTTTGGTTGCTTATACTTATGGTTAGCGGTATTTTAACCGGTCTAGTTATTACTCATTACGAGAATGTCTTTGTTGCCTTACCCTTAGTAGTAGCCTTTATTCCTCGCCTTATGGATACCGGTGGAAACTGCGGGGCTCAAAGTAGCACATTAATTATTCGAGCTCTCGCCTTAGACGAGGTAGAGCCAAAAGACATATTTAAAATTATGTTTAGAGAATTTTGCGTAGGCGCATTAGTAGGACTAACCCTTGCTATTGTCAACGTTCCTATTATATGGATTATGTACGCTCACAAAGTCGCTACAAGCGCTCAGGTATGGTTGCTAACGCTTGCTTTTGGAATAACGCTATTTATCGTAGCAATCTTTTCAAAATTGTTAGGCTGTACTTTACCTATACTTGCCAAAAAATGTAAACTCGACCCAGCCTTGATGGCGTCGCCAATAATTACCACAATAGTAGACGTTGTATCGGTATTGCTATACTTTATGATAGTTCAAGGCATAGTTCTTCCCGTAATGTAA
- the spoIVA gene encoding stage IV sporulation protein A, with protein MQYDIYQDIAKRTKGDIYIGVVGPVRTGKSTFVSQFMEKVVLPKISDKADLARATDELPQSAEGRTIMTTEPKFVPAQAVRLTIGEKMQVNAKLIDCVGYLIDGAMGHEENQHSRLVKTPWSKDAMPFEQAAEIGTKKVVQDHSNIAVVVTTDGTITDIARQNYVSSEEKVIKELKNLGKPFIVLLNSKRPQDEACQNLANQLRQKYNVNVLCVDLINITTKQIEEILEKVLEEFPIRKLAISVPKWMQTLPPSHPLICSIIDKLKACVASMRKMSDANSFTSQFISDSQLAQIDVDNMNMGDGTVNYAVKAEPKLFYDCLSKQAGRSIDDEFSLMSFVTECAYGKQQYDHIKDALDSVKATGYGIVMPQVEEMECAEPEISKSNGRYGVKLKAIAPSLHIMQVDVSTEVNPLVGTQQQSQYLLSQFDNNPKGIWDTNMFGKSLSSLAREGLQTKLMSMPVEAQEKIRKTVGRIINEGRGSLVCILL; from the coding sequence ATGCAGTATGATATATACCAAGATATTGCAAAGAGAACTAAGGGCGATATCTATATAGGCGTGGTAGGTCCGGTAAGAACGGGTAAAAGTACCTTTGTTTCGCAATTTATGGAGAAGGTCGTTTTGCCAAAAATTAGCGACAAGGCAGACCTTGCCCGAGCTACCGACGAGTTGCCACAATCTGCCGAAGGCCGAACGATTATGACAACCGAGCCTAAATTCGTGCCGGCGCAGGCTGTTCGACTGACAATCGGCGAAAAAATGCAGGTAAACGCCAAACTAATTGATTGCGTCGGCTATTTAATTGACGGCGCTATGGGACACGAAGAAAACCAACATTCAAGGCTTGTAAAAACTCCGTGGTCAAAGGACGCTATGCCATTTGAACAAGCCGCCGAAATAGGAACTAAAAAAGTCGTGCAAGACCACAGCAATATTGCCGTAGTTGTAACAACTGACGGCACAATTACCGACATAGCTAGGCAAAATTATGTTTCTAGCGAAGAAAAAGTTATAAAAGAGCTTAAAAATTTAGGCAAACCATTTATTGTTTTGTTAAACAGTAAACGCCCGCAAGACGAAGCGTGCCAAAATTTAGCAAATCAACTTCGACAAAAGTATAATGTTAACGTACTTTGCGTAGATTTAATCAATATTACTACTAAGCAAATAGAAGAAATTTTAGAAAAAGTTCTTGAAGAATTTCCAATTAGAAAACTTGCGATTAGCGTTCCTAAGTGGATGCAAACTTTACCGCCTAGCCACCCTTTAATTTGTAGCATTATTGACAAACTTAAAGCTTGTGTTGCTTCAATGCGTAAAATGAGCGACGCTAATAGCTTTACAAGCCAATTTATCAGCGACAGTCAACTTGCGCAAATCGACGTAGACAATATGAATATGGGCGATGGAACGGTAAATTATGCCGTCAAAGCCGAACCAAAGCTATTTTATGATTGTTTAAGCAAACAAGCCGGAAGAAGCATTGACGACGAATTCTCTTTAATGTCATTTGTAACCGAATGCGCCTATGGCAAACAACAATACGACCATATTAAAGACGCTCTCGACTCGGTTAAAGCGACCGGATACGGCATAGTTATGCCACAAGTTGAAGAAATGGAATGCGCCGAACCCGAAATATCTAAGTCAAATGGTAGATACGGCGTCAAACTCAAAGCCATTGCGCCAAGTTTGCACATTATGCAAGTCGACGTTTCAACCGAAGTAAATCCGCTTGTAGGCACTCAACAACAAAGTCAGTATTTGCTTTCGCAATTTGACAACAATCCAAAGGGAATATGGGATACAAATATGTTTGGAAAGAGTTTGTCTAGCCTTGCAAGGGAAGGTTTGCAAACGAAATTGATGTCAATGCCAGTCGAAGCGCAAGAAAAAATCCGCAAAACCGTCGGCAGAATTATTAACGAAGGCAGGGGCAGTCTAGTATGTATTCTGCTATAA
- the der gene encoding ribosome biogenesis GTPase Der translates to MKPLVAIIGKPNVGKSTFFNKISGSRISIVLDTPGVTRDRIYSDVDWLGHQFTIVDTGGIELKSTDTMHTHIVKQAELAIEVCDCILFFVDGRSELTADDFDIASLLRRSKKPVLLVVNKIDDFSTLNLCDYYGLGMGEPIPISAEQKLGLGELLDKVLEHLPSVEPVDTVENVKVAVVGKPNVGKSSLVNKLLGYDRSIVTDIAGTTRDSIDTRVTVNGKNYTLIDTAGIRRKRSIEDSTIEQYSVVRSLASIRRADVCLIVIDASSEISEQDVKIAAYCHEQGKPSVVVINKWDTIEKDSNTVNKFNNQLKADLAFMDYFIATTTSALTGQRVSKLWEQIDYVFAKANFRATTGLLNDCIGDAVSSVEPPSKAGKRLKIKYATQVSVCPPTFVIFVNTPTLMHFSYKRYLTNYLRKTFDLQGTPLRIVIRGGNEKDE, encoded by the coding sequence ATGAAACCATTAGTAGCTATTATTGGCAAACCTAACGTAGGCAAGTCAACATTTTTCAATAAAATTAGCGGTAGCCGAATTTCAATCGTCTTAGACACGCCGGGCGTTACTCGTGACCGCATATATTCGGACGTAGATTGGCTAGGGCATCAATTTACTATTGTAGATACGGGCGGTATCGAGTTAAAATCTACCGATACAATGCACACGCATATAGTTAAACAAGCCGAACTTGCTATTGAAGTTTGCGATTGTATTTTATTTTTTGTCGACGGCAGAAGCGAACTAACAGCCGACGACTTTGACATAGCAAGCTTACTTAGACGTTCAAAAAAGCCGGTATTGCTTGTAGTCAACAAAATAGACGACTTCTCTACCCTTAACTTATGCGATTACTACGGCTTAGGTATGGGCGAGCCTATACCAATTTCTGCCGAACAAAAGCTAGGTCTAGGCGAACTTCTCGACAAGGTTCTTGAACACTTGCCTAGCGTCGAGCCTGTTGACACGGTAGAAAATGTTAAAGTAGCCGTTGTTGGCAAACCTAACGTGGGCAAATCTTCGCTTGTAAACAAATTGCTAGGTTACGACCGTTCAATAGTTACCGACATTGCAGGCACAACCCGAGATAGCATCGATACAAGAGTGACCGTAAACGGCAAAAATTACACTTTGATTGACACCGCAGGTATTAGGCGTAAACGTTCTATCGAAGACTCGACTATCGAACAATATAGCGTAGTTCGTTCGCTTGCCTCAATTCGTCGAGCCGACGTTTGCTTAATTGTAATTGACGCTTCTAGCGAAATATCCGAACAAGACGTTAAAATAGCCGCATATTGTCACGAACAAGGCAAGCCTAGCGTAGTTGTTATAAATAAATGGGATACAATCGAAAAAGATTCTAACACCGTAAATAAATTTAACAATCAGCTTAAAGCCGACCTTGCTTTTATGGATTACTTTATCGCAACCACTACTTCGGCGCTTACCGGACAAAGAGTTAGCAAACTGTGGGAGCAAATTGACTACGTCTTTGCTAAGGCTAATTTTAGAGCTACGACAGGTCTACTTAACGATTGTATTGGCGACGCTGTGTCGTCGGTAGAACCTCCAAGTAAAGCCGGTAAGAGGTTAAAGATTAAATACGCTACCCAAGTTAGCGTTTGTCCGCCTACCTTTGTAATATTTGTAAATACGCCTACGCTTATGCACTTTTCTTACAAGCGTTATTTAACTAATTATTTGCGTAAGACTTTTGACCTTCAAGGTACTCCGCTTAGAATAGTAATTAGAGGCGGTAACGAAAAGGACGAATAA
- a CDS encoding RluA family pseudouridine synthase — translation MLQEIKILNRTLLSDAIAKNTELGFFQIVKVINNRNVKVNGRRIGEDVYVNTGDIINIYIKDREKDNIEIVFQDTNILVANKMAGIEVEGEDSLTTRLNAQLDEITVKAVHRLDRNTMGLVLFALNDVAEKELLKVFKDRELDKQYYCLVSGQPKKSEILKDFLFKDSKKSQVYVSSTQKVGYSPIETHYKFIKRKGELSLLDVTLVTGRTHQIRAHLAFHNLPIVGDGKYGVNAISKKYKVKQQALYCYKLTFHFEKNSPLHYLDSTVVKTDIDLFDLVTF, via the coding sequence ATGTTACAAGAAATTAAAATTTTAAATCGTACTTTGTTATCTGATGCGATAGCAAAAAATACCGAGTTAGGCTTTTTCCAAATTGTTAAAGTAATTAACAATCGCAATGTAAAAGTCAATGGTAGGCGTATTGGCGAAGACGTTTATGTCAACACTGGCGACATTATCAATATCTACATTAAAGATAGAGAAAAAGATAATATCGAGATTGTTTTTCAAGACACAAATATTCTTGTCGCAAACAAAATGGCAGGAATTGAAGTTGAAGGCGAGGACAGTTTGACAACTCGTCTTAACGCTCAACTTGACGAAATTACAGTTAAAGCCGTTCACAGGCTTGACCGCAACACTATGGGGTTAGTTTTGTTTGCCTTAAACGATGTTGCCGAAAAAGAACTGCTCAAAGTGTTTAAAGATAGGGAACTTGACAAACAATACTATTGTCTAGTTAGCGGACAACCCAAAAAGAGCGAAATTCTTAAAGATTTTTTATTTAAAGATAGCAAAAAGAGTCAAGTATATGTTTCTTCAACCCAAAAAGTTGGATATTCGCCGATAGAAACACATTACAAATTTATTAAACGCAAAGGCGAACTGTCTTTGCTTGACGTAACGCTAGTTACAGGACGTACACACCAAATAAGGGCGCACCTGGCTTTTCACAATTTACCAATAGTTGGCGACGGCAAATATGGAGTCAATGCCATTAGTAAGAAGTACAAAGTTAAACAACAAGCCTTATACTGTTACAAACTTACTTTTCACTTTGAGAAAAATTCTCCGTTGCATTATCTCGACTCCACAGTCGTAAAAACCGATATTGACTTGTTTGACCTAGTCACTTTCTAG
- a CDS encoding YlmC/YmxH family sporulation protein: MDITYNELRSKEVINVTDGRRLGRICDIVISSENCVIKGIVVPQERKVFRSKDDLYIPWTQVKRIGDDCILVYVTSKQFECNSTPPKNPKGKHFCDYIIDED, encoded by the coding sequence ATGGATATTACCTATAACGAGCTAAGAAGTAAAGAAGTTATCAACGTTACCGACGGGCGAAGGCTAGGAAGAATATGCGATATAGTAATAAGTAGCGAAAATTGCGTAATAAAAGGCATAGTTGTGCCACAAGAACGCAAGGTTTTTCGTAGCAAAGACGATTTGTATATTCCGTGGACGCAGGTTAAACGTATCGGCGACGACTGTATACTTGTCTATGTTACAAGCAAGCAGTTTGAATGTAACTCAACTCCGCCAAAAAATCCCAAAGGCAAACATTTTTGCGACTACATTATCGACGAAGACTAA
- a CDS encoding sigma-70 family RNA polymerase sigma factor, whose translation MVKKVVICGVNTAELPKISYKESFEMLKQIKSGDNEVRKQFIISNLRLVLSVVQRYTARSNNLDDLFQVGCVGLVKAVDNFNIDLNVKFSTYAVPMIIGEIRRNLRETNSMRVSRGIRDTAYQVMFARELLEQQSSDEIDLNNVSQALDLPIEKITYCLDAINEPISLYEPVYSDDKDCLLYVDQIADKSGNDDVWIDNVTLSQAIKKLGEREQNILRLRYYEGKTQCEVSKEVGISQAQVSRLEKNAFLELKQYM comes from the coding sequence ATGGTTAAAAAAGTTGTTATATGCGGTGTAAATACGGCGGAATTGCCAAAAATATCCTATAAAGAGTCTTTTGAGATGTTAAAACAAATAAAGTCGGGCGATAATGAAGTTCGAAAACAATTTATAATATCAAATTTAAGGTTAGTTTTATCGGTAGTTCAAAGATATACGGCAAGAAGCAATAATCTAGACGATTTATTTCAAGTTGGTTGCGTAGGACTTGTCAAAGCAGTCGACAACTTCAACATTGACTTAAACGTCAAATTTAGCACTTATGCCGTGCCTATGATAATAGGCGAGATTAGACGCAATTTAAGAGAAACAAATAGTATGAGAGTTTCAAGGGGCATAAGGGATACGGCGTATCAAGTTATGTTTGCAAGAGAACTTCTTGAACAGCAAAGTAGCGACGAAATAGACCTCAACAATGTATCGCAAGCCCTAGACCTACCTATTGAAAAAATAACTTACTGTCTTGACGCCATAAACGAACCAATTTCGCTCTACGAACCCGTTTATAGCGACGACAAAGATTGCCTACTTTATGTCGACCAAATTGCCGACAAGTCCGGAAACGACGATGTTTGGATAGATAACGTTACGCTTAGTCAAGCTATAAAAAAATTAGGCGAAAGAGAACAAAATATTTTGCGACTTCGTTACTATGAAGGAAAAACTCAATGCGAAGTATCAAAAGAAGTTGGAATTTCTCAGGCGCAAGTTTCTAGATTAGAAAAAAACGCATTTTTAGAGTTAAAACAATATATGTAG
- a CDS encoding dihydroxy-acid dehydratase — MKKEYYEGIDKLHIRSALNALNIPLDKPTIAIISTQNEADLSNNTLEMVTKRVCEGVLSNGGIPKIMHVSTFCDSTIYGTEQAKYEILLRNSIANQIEMLASNKFFDAFVFVASNSIAVAGMLMGAIRINLPCIFVSGGTMAPIKSLVDEHIGYNYWYTAVGKIKNGEINIDQAKKIEQTKPLFTGIDCELYEPNSINCMLEVLGLAVSGNSTVMSYCSTRLDLAYKSGQIVLEMIKNDLTPSRIINANSLTACLVYDLTVGGSCSNILHLLAFANEIKKYWRIDTINFNTVDLLSKKIPVLFASSGNRSFVELLCDAGGVYAVLAQLSSLALINCDYLTYLNKPMSKIVFQAPIKDNKIIRTAKEAVNPTSFIRVLSGNIAQGALLKFDGKTPIFNGTAKVYENEESLTYAILDREIKKGAVIVLRNEGIQSGNGMRQIIQPMALLHGLGLDKDVAIITDARICSFYQGFAVGHITPETIANSILSIIQDGDNIEINTIKCRLTVDIKAKEISKRKTNAIGETQANSALVKRCKNISTAVEGCVEN; from the coding sequence ATGAAAAAAGAATATTATGAAGGTATTGACAAACTGCATATTAGGTCAGCGCTTAATGCGCTTAATATACCGCTTGACAAACCTACGATAGCTATTATTTCAACTCAAAACGAGGCGGACCTATCTAACAATACTCTTGAAATGGTAACTAAACGAGTGTGCGAAGGCGTGTTGAGCAATGGCGGTATTCCTAAAATTATGCACGTTTCAACCTTTTGCGATTCGACAATTTATGGCACAGAACAAGCAAAATATGAAATTTTACTTCGCAACTCTATCGCTAATCAAATTGAAATGCTTGCAAGCAACAAATTTTTTGACGCCTTTGTCTTTGTCGCTTCTAACTCAATAGCCGTTGCTGGTATGCTTATGGGCGCTATACGAATTAACCTTCCGTGTATATTTGTAAGCGGTGGTACGATGGCGCCGATTAAGAGTTTGGTTGACGAACACATCGGTTATAACTACTGGTATACCGCTGTTGGCAAAATAAAAAATGGCGAAATAAACATTGACCAAGCCAAGAAAATTGAGCAAACTAAGCCCCTTTTTACCGGCATAGATTGCGAACTTTACGAACCTAACAGCATCAACTGTATGTTAGAGGTTCTAGGTTTGGCTGTATCGGGCAATAGTACGGTTATGTCTTATTGCTCAACACGCCTTGACCTTGCCTACAAGAGCGGTCAAATAGTCCTAGAAATGATAAAAAACGACCTTACGCCCAGTAGAATTATCAACGCAAATTCTCTTACGGCTTGCCTAGTCTACGACCTTACAGTCGGCGGAAGTTGTTCAAATATTCTGCATTTACTAGCCTTTGCAAATGAGATAAAAAAATATTGGCGAATAGACACAATTAATTTTAACACAGTAGATTTACTTAGCAAGAAGATACCTGTTCTTTTTGCCAGTAGTGGCAATCGTAGCTTTGTCGAACTTCTCTGCGACGCAGGCGGAGTTTACGCCGTACTAGCTCAACTTAGTTCGCTTGCGTTAATTAATTGCGACTACCTAACTTATCTTAACAAGCCTATGTCTAAAATAGTATTTCAAGCCCCTATCAAAGATAACAAAATTATTAGAACGGCAAAAGAAGCTGTTAACCCAACCTCGTTTATTAGAGTCCTTAGCGGTAATATAGCGCAGGGCGCTCTACTTAAATTTGACGGAAAAACACCTATCTTTAATGGAACGGCAAAGGTGTACGAAAACGAAGAATCGCTTACTTACGCTATTCTTGACCGTGAAATAAAAAAAGGCGCCGTAATAGTATTGCGTAACGAAGGTATTCAATCGGGCAATGGTATGCGTCAAATTATTCAACCTATGGCTCTTTTACACGGACTTGGATTAGATAAAGACGTGGCAATAATTACCGACGCAAGAATTTGCAGTTTCTATCAAGGTTTTGCAGTTGGTCACATTACGCCCGAAACAATCGCAAACAGTATTTTAAGTATAATTCAAGACGGCGACAATATTGAGATTAATACAATTAAGTGTAGACTTACCGTAGATATTAAGGCAAAAGAGATTTCCAAACGCAAAACTAACGCTATCGGCGAAACACAAGCAAATTCTGCCCTTGTTAAACGCTGTAAAAACATTTCTACTGCGGTTGAAGGTTGCGTAGAAAACTAA
- a CDS encoding thymidine kinase, with protein MPRLYFKYGTMGSSKSAQALMCKFNYEQKGMNVLLLKPSLDSRDNIGEQAYVKSRIGLESPCYTFNPTTDVYVQFLELTKQLGKFDCVIVDEAQFCSKVQVEQFKQVTRSVPVLCYGLMSNFKSELFEGSKRIVELCDSIQEIKSVCRCGAKSTINARFIDGKVVDDGPIVFIGGDESYENLCYWCWKKELAKAKKQNQDK; from the coding sequence ATGCCTAGATTATATTTTAAATATGGCACTATGGGCAGTAGTAAGTCTGCGCAAGCGTTAATGTGTAAATTTAATTACGAGCAAAAGGGTATGAATGTGCTTTTACTCAAACCCTCTCTTGACAGTAGAGATAATATTGGCGAGCAAGCCTATGTTAAATCTAGAATAGGACTAGAAAGTCCTTGCTATACTTTTAATCCAACCACCGACGTTTACGTACAATTTTTGGAATTAACTAAGCAACTTGGCAAATTTGACTGCGTTATCGTCGACGAAGCGCAATTTTGTTCGAAGGTTCAAGTAGAACAGTTTAAACAAGTTACACGCAGTGTCCCCGTACTTTGCTACGGCTTAATGAGCAATTTTAAGAGCGAATTATTTGAGGGTAGCAAGCGTATTGTCGAACTTTGCGATAGCATACAAGAAATTAAGTCAGTTTGTCGTTGCGGAGCAAAAAGTACAATCAATGCGCGTTTTATCGATGGAAAAGTAGTTGACGACGGCCCGATTGTATTTATCGGCGGAGACGAGTCCTATGAGAATTTGTGTTATTGGTGTTGGAAAAAGGAACTTGCCAAAGCTAAAAAACAAAATCAAGACAAATAG